In Myxosarcina sp. GI1, one genomic interval encodes:
- a CDS encoding type I polyketide synthase — protein MSKYITPIERLRAQVAKQPDSKAFTFLADSETELDSLTYQQLDERARAIAASLQGYNALGERALLLYQPGLEFITAFLGCLYAGVVVVPAYPPRGDRSIDRLLVIARDAQAKFALTTQDWQDSIENKFKIEAPQQQLQFIATDAVSSDRATEWQWFSLQADDLAFLQYTSGSTGKPKGVIVSHGNIMANSLSINRCFQNRADQTGLSWLPPYHDMGLIGGIIQPLYAGMSMYLMAPVTFLQRPYRWLKTISNYRISFSGGPNFAYDLCVDRVKPEQLDTLDLSCWELAFSGAEPVRAATIERFALYFQSSGFRKEAFYPCYGMAESTLIITGGDKAAAPIVRSFDSKAIEEDRAIKAKDDNNATSLVSSGRNISGQTLAIVDPHSLEKCQDGEIGEIWAKSDSVARGYWQQEELTAACFQAEIADTNESGFLRTGDLGFLQDGELFVTGRLKDLIIIRGRNYYPQDIELTVDKAHEAVRSGNCAAFAVEVTGTEKLVITTEVGRTYLRKLDPQGISKAIRQAIAQHHELQVAEIVLLKTGSIPKTSSGKIKRHACKTGFLQGTLNVVGEWKSTVKESSSVTVSPHFGNRQTEIINWLVDNIAQTLGVAATEIELSEPLANSGLSSLQAVQLSADLEDWLGVSLSPTLVYDYSTITQLAKYLSELANPQFNSQPQIERTAPRLDAPIAIIGMDCRFPGANNPNEFWQLLKDGKDAITKGDRWSEDSWGGFIKDVDKFDPQFFGITPRETQRMDPQQRFLLEVCWSALENAAIAPQSLAGSKTGVFIGASSSDYSQLQFHYGTEFDAYGGTGNAHSIAANRISYTLDLRGPSLAIDTACSSSLVAVHLASQSLKNGECDRAIVGGVNLMLSPELTETFSKAGMMAADGRCKTFDASADGYVRGEGCGVVILKRLDEALANEDRILAVIRGSAINQDGRSNGLTAPNGLAQQEVIASAIANAGIEPEAISYVEAHGTGTSLGDPIEVNSLKTVLANDRTQTCYLGSVKTNIGHLEAAAGVAGLIKTVLCMQHRAIPPNLHFEQLNPHITLDDTAISIPTQLQPWQTETKVAGVSSFGFGGTNAHIILQEAEPVTQKPSNIAERPLHLLSLSAKTESALKDLVVQYEAYLAADPQASLSDICYTANTGRSHFDWRMAIAAKTTAQLRQKLADYRQGKSVTGIVSSQTKSHRNKIAFLFTGQGSQYTGMGYELYQTQPVFRQAIDRCGEILQPYLDKPLLEIIYPFKVKSQRSKVRSDEETRRRRDGEKALLEKFLSPPVPQSPSPEQSPSTLINQTKYTQPALFAVEYALAQMWLSWGIVPDSVMGHSIGEYVAATIAGVFSLEAGLKLIAARGKLMQSLSQEGTMFAVFASEELVAEAIAPFPELAIAAINGDRNTVISGDEATVAKVIAKLSEQGIKSKQLKVSHAFHSPLMRPILRDFESVAREIDYQIPQLKLISNVTGKIATPAIATPEYWVDHIVASVQFDRSIKLLAKDYNVFLEIGAKPILSGMGRLALAGDKETLVWLPSLRPKKADWQQIIQSLATLYSRGVEVDWQSFDRDYSRTKISLPTYPFQRQSYWLEKTAANNSVRSRLQVARTQNNAAAKTPDFYQIQWQLKNELINNDNLISNLAKQWLIFSDRQGIGAKIARELEARDKGCLIVERHDTKSIEEIVENCSDLGGIIYLWGIDRDNLDLSAANEPWKTNCNGLLELIGELTRQEIIVPIWLTTQETWAIDNKIEVGAIAASAMWGMAQAIAIEHPEYWGGIVDLSAEVTDIEVSNLISLIANKQQEDRLALRGDGVYVSRLVKSQLPASNNLQITPDSAYLITGGLGALGLQLAQWLANKGAKYLILAGRSEPSPKAIEVIAELTENGVTVRQVKADVTELADIEPIVKLDWDLPTVPQLKGIIHAAGLLDDAALQNQTWDKFKKVIAPKVIGAWNLHLATKELSLDFFVMCSSVASLVGSPGQSNYTVANAGLDAIARYRHSQNLPALSINWGPWADAGMAVERGFSQSGFALISSQQGLAALERLIGNNLAQVGVVSADWNRLSQQFSYLRQSNYFAKLLDKTIAKEETEKSDRVFKELLAIPNEQRKAYLIDYLRRAIAKILQIEPENLNVTASLLDIGMDSLMVMEAVSRLKTDLQLMLYPREVYEHPKIESLAAYLAAEFSKTHANTKSVLQVSSSRPIAKASTSPLTQPIAFILSSPRSGSTLLRVMLAGHPLLASPPELHLLPFETMQERERELGVSQLGEGLTRALMALKNIDAAESQELVSRLVSKNLSIEEVYQLLQQLAGDRLIIDKSPTYASKKATLERAENLFTNAKYIHLVRHPYAVIESFARMRMDKLIGAKNSDPYSLAESIWRESNQNIFEFCSELDSSRHYLVRYEELVSYPQEVMEEICNFLEVPFNPAVLTPYRGDRMTDGVYNNSLSLGDPNFSNRQQIEAKLASTWQEIELPSLLGTYTQQIARQLNYQLPQERDFDADLPMQEILLNIRGXRICLCMWGPEEGPIVLCLHGILEQGAAWSEVAIRLAQKGYRVIAPDLRGHGRSDRVGKGGSYNLVDFLSDIDAIAENLAGKAFTLVGHSLGSVVAAIFAAIRPQRIKNIVLVETILPTVSDDEDAVEQLATQLDYLASPPEHPVFANVEAAAERLRQATPALSKSLAMLLAERITEPCEGGVRWRWEPLLRTRAGIGFNGIGRSRYLNLLKKIKIPITLVYGDKSNFNRSEDLSAQQNAMPSAEKVILSGGHNLPVETPSALAKIISGAVAITNKLIP, from the coding sequence TTGAGCAAGTACATAACCCCGATCGAACGATTGAGAGCGCAAGTAGCCAAACAGCCTGATTCTAAGGCGTTTACTTTCCTTGCTGATAGCGAAACCGAATTGGATAGTCTGACCTATCAACAACTAGACGAACGTGCCAGAGCGATCGCCGCTAGTTTACAAGGGTATAATGCTTTAGGCGAACGAGCGTTATTACTCTATCAACCAGGACTAGAATTTATTACCGCTTTCTTAGGCTGTCTCTATGCAGGAGTAGTAGTGGTACCTGCTTACCCTCCAAGAGGCGATCGCTCAATAGATCGGCTGTTAGTAATTGCCCGCGATGCCCAGGCAAAATTTGCTCTAACTACTCAAGATTGGCAAGATTCAATTGAAAATAAATTTAAAATAGAAGCACCGCAGCAACAGTTACAGTTTATCGCTACCGATGCAGTTAGCAGCGATCGCGCTACAGAATGGCAATGGTTCTCGCTTCAAGCAGACGATCTGGCTTTCTTGCAATATACCAGCGGTTCTACAGGCAAACCTAAAGGGGTAATAGTCAGTCATGGCAACATCATGGCTAACTCGTTATCGATCAATCGCTGCTTTCAAAATCGCGCCGACCAAACGGGGCTTTCCTGGCTGCCTCCCTACCACGACATGGGGCTAATTGGCGGTATTATTCAACCTTTATATGCAGGAATGTCAATGTATTTGATGGCTCCTGTAACTTTTCTCCAGCGTCCCTATCGCTGGCTAAAAACTATCTCTAACTATCGTATTAGCTTTAGCGGTGGACCCAATTTTGCTTACGATTTGTGTGTCGATCGCGTCAAACCAGAACAACTGGACACGCTCGATCTTAGCTGTTGGGAACTGGCTTTTTCTGGTGCCGAACCCGTACGCGCTGCAACTATAGAACGTTTTGCTCTTTATTTTCAAAGCTCTGGTTTTCGTAAAGAGGCTTTTTATCCCTGCTACGGCATGGCAGAATCGACGCTAATTATTACAGGGGGAGATAAGGCAGCAGCACCGATTGTCAGGTCTTTTGACAGCAAGGCAATTGAAGAAGACCGCGCTATTAAAGCTAAAGATGATAACAATGCTACCAGTTTAGTTAGTAGTGGTCGTAATATATCAGGACAAACTTTGGCGATCGTCGATCCTCATAGTCTCGAAAAATGCCAAGATGGTGAAATTGGCGAAATATGGGCGAAAAGCGATAGTGTTGCCAGAGGTTATTGGCAGCAAGAAGAATTAACCGCAGCCTGTTTTCAAGCGGAAATTGCCGATACTAATGAAAGTGGTTTTTTACGTACTGGCGATCTGGGTTTTCTTCAGGATGGAGAACTATTTGTTACGGGACGCTTAAAAGATTTAATTATTATTCGCGGACGCAATTATTATCCTCAAGACATCGAATTAACGGTAGATAAGGCTCATGAAGCTGTGCGTTCTGGTAATTGTGCGGCATTTGCAGTTGAAGTAACAGGAACGGAAAAGTTAGTTATTACCACCGAAGTCGGGCGGACTTATCTACGAAAGCTAGATCCCCAAGGTATATCTAAAGCAATTCGTCAGGCGATCGCCCAACACCACGAACTCCAGGTTGCAGAGATTGTTTTACTTAAAACTGGCAGCATTCCTAAAACTTCTAGCGGTAAAATCAAACGTCACGCTTGTAAGACGGGATTTTTGCAAGGAACGCTTAATGTAGTCGGAGAGTGGAAATCTACAGTTAAGGAAAGTTCTTCAGTTACCGTTAGTCCTCATTTTGGCAATCGCCAGACAGAAATTATTAACTGGTTGGTCGATAACATCGCTCAAACTCTAGGTGTAGCTGCAACAGAAATCGAGCTTAGCGAACCTCTAGCTAATTCTGGTCTGAGTTCGCTCCAGGCAGTTCAACTGTCGGCAGATCTAGAAGACTGGTTGGGAGTTAGTCTATCGCCCACTTTAGTCTATGACTATTCTACTATTACTCAGCTAGCTAAGTATCTTTCGGAATTAGCTAATCCACAGTTTAATTCTCAACCGCAGATCGAGCGTACTGCTCCCCGACTCGATGCTCCCATTGCCATCATTGGTATGGACTGCCGTTTTCCTGGGGCAAATAACCCCAATGAATTTTGGCAACTGCTAAAAGATGGCAAAGATGCCATTACCAAAGGCGATCGCTGGTCGGAAGATAGCTGGGGTGGCTTTATCAAAGATGTAGACAAATTCGACCCACAGTTTTTTGGCATTACCCCCCGTGAAACTCAACGCATGGATCCCCAACAGCGATTTTTGCTGGAGGTATGTTGGTCGGCATTAGAAAATGCGGCGATCGCGCCTCAGAGTCTGGCTGGTAGCAAAACAGGCGTGTTTATTGGTGCTAGCAGTAGCGACTATTCCCAATTACAGTTTCACTATGGCACCGAGTTTGATGCCTATGGCGGTACGGGAAATGCTCACAGCATTGCCGCCAATCGGATTTCTTATACCTTAGATTTACGAGGACCTTCTCTGGCAATAGATACTGCCTGTTCTTCATCTTTAGTGGCGGTGCATTTGGCCAGCCAAAGCTTGAAAAACGGTGAATGCGATCGCGCCATCGTTGGGGGTGTCAACCTCATGCTGTCTCCCGAACTGACCGAAACCTTTTCTAAAGCGGGCATGATGGCAGCAGACGGACGCTGCAAAACTTTCGATGCTTCGGCAGATGGTTACGTGCGTGGTGAAGGCTGTGGTGTAGTAATTCTCAAGCGTTTAGATGAGGCGCTCGCCAATGAAGACAGAATTTTGGCGGTAATCAGAGGCTCGGCGATAAATCAAGACGGACGCAGCAACGGTTTGACCGCTCCTAATGGACTGGCACAGCAAGAAGTAATTGCCAGTGCGATCGCCAATGCAGGTATAGAACCAGAAGCTATTAGCTATGTAGAAGCTCACGGAACGGGAACATCTTTAGGAGATCCCATTGAAGTAAATTCTTTAAAAACCGTTTTAGCTAACGACAGGACGCAAACGTGCTATTTGGGTTCGGTAAAAACTAATATCGGACATTTAGAAGCAGCGGCAGGTGTGGCTGGTTTGATTAAAACCGTTCTCTGTATGCAACATCGAGCTATTCCTCCCAACTTACACTTCGAGCAGCTCAATCCTCATATCACTTTAGACGACACGGCTATTTCTATCCCCACTCAGCTACAGCCCTGGCAGACAGAAACTAAAGTAGCTGGGGTAAGCTCCTTTGGCTTTGGAGGAACCAATGCCCATATTATTTTGCAAGAAGCCGAACCAGTAACTCAAAAGCCAAGCAATATAGCAGAACGTCCCCTACACTTACTAAGTTTATCGGCAAAAACAGAATCGGCATTAAAAGACTTGGTGGTGCAGTATGAAGCTTATTTGGCTGCCGATCCTCAAGCTTCTCTGTCAGATATCTGCTATACGGCAAATACGGGCAGATCTCATTTTGACTGGCGGATGGCGATCGCTGCTAAAACCACAGCACAGCTACGGCAAAAACTAGCCGACTATAGACAGGGTAAGTCGGTTACGGGAATAGTCAGCAGCCAAACAAAATCCCATCGTAATAAAATCGCCTTTCTATTTACAGGACAAGGTTCGCAGTATACAGGAATGGGATACGAACTCTATCAGACTCAACCTGTTTTCCGTCAGGCTATAGACCGCTGTGGCGAGATTTTACAACCTTATTTGGATAAACCGTTATTGGAAATAATTTATCCTTTTAAAGTCAAAAGTCAAAGGTCAAAAGTTAGAAGCGACGAAGAGACGAGGAGACGAAGAGACGGGGAGAAGGCTCTATTAGAGAAATTCCTCAGTCCCCCAGTCCCCCAGTCCCCCAGTCCCGAACAGTCTCCCTCTACCCTAATAAATCAAACTAAATACACCCAACCCGCTTTGTTTGCCGTCGAATATGCCCTGGCGCAAATGTGGCTGTCGTGGGGAATCGTACCCGATTCGGTGATGGGTCACAGTATTGGAGAATATGTCGCTGCAACTATTGCAGGGGTATTTAGTTTAGAAGCTGGACTAAAATTAATTGCCGCTAGAGGCAAATTGATGCAGAGTTTGTCTCAAGAGGGGACGATGTTTGCCGTATTTGCTTCAGAAGAATTAGTTGCCGAAGCGATCGCGCCATTTCCAGAGCTTGCCATTGCGGCAATTAATGGCGATCGCAATACGGTGATTTCAGGAGATGAAGCAACCGTAGCCAAAGTTATTGCCAAACTAAGCGAACAGGGAATTAAAAGCAAACAGTTAAAAGTCTCTCACGCTTTTCACTCGCCGTTGATGCGTCCGATTTTAAGAGATTTTGAGTCGGTAGCGCGAGAAATAGATTATCAAATTCCCCAATTAAAGTTAATTTCCAACGTTACGGGAAAAATAGCTACACCAGCAATAGCTACGCCAGAATATTGGGTCGATCACATTGTGGCATCAGTTCAGTTCGATCGCAGCATTAAGCTGTTAGCTAAAGATTACAATGTCTTTTTAGAAATCGGTGCCAAACCAATTTTGTCGGGAATGGGACGCTTGGCATTAGCTGGCGATAAAGAAACTCTTGTCTGGCTGCCGAGTTTGCGTCCTAAAAAAGCCGACTGGCAACAAATTATCCAAAGTTTGGCTACATTATACAGTCGTGGTGTTGAAGTTGATTGGCAGAGTTTCGATCGCGATTACTCTAGAACTAAGATAAGTTTACCCACCTATCCTTTTCAACGTCAGAGTTACTGGTTGGAAAAAACAGCAGCAAACAACTCGGTTCGCTCTCGCTTGCAAGTAGCTCGAACTCAAAATAATGCTGCTGCAAAAACACCAGACTTCTATCAAATCCAATGGCAGCTAAAAAATGAACTAATTAATAACGACAATTTGATAAGTAATCTAGCTAAACAATGGCTGATATTTAGCGATCGCCAAGGAATAGGCGCGAAAATTGCCAGAGAACTAGAAGCAAGAGACAAAGGCTGTTTAATAGTCGAGCGGCATGATACAAAATCAATTGAAGAAATAGTCGAAAACTGCTCGGATTTGGGAGGAATAATTTATTTATGGGGAATAGATCGAGATAATTTAGACCTTTCAGCAGCAAACGAACCTTGGAAAACAAACTGTAACGGCTTGCTAGAGCTAATTGGCGAACTAACACGACAAGAAATAATCGTGCCTATTTGGTTGACCACTCAAGAAACCTGGGCAATTGACAATAAGATCGAGGTCGGGGCAATTGCTGCTAGTGCTATGTGGGGAATGGCTCAGGCGATCGCTATAGAGCATCCCGAATATTGGGGCGGTATTGTCGATCTCTCTGCCGAAGTTACAGACATAGAGGTTAGCAATTTAATTTCTCTTATCGCCAATAAGCAACAGGAAGATCGACTGGCTTTAAGAGGCGATGGTGTTTATGTTTCTCGTTTGGTCAAATCTCAACTACCAGCAAGTAACAATCTGCAAATTACTCCAGATTCAGCTTATTTAATTACTGGTGGTTTGGGTGCATTGGGTTTACAACTAGCCCAATGGTTGGCAAATAAGGGAGCAAAATATTTAATTCTAGCTGGCAGAAGCGAACCTTCACCTAAAGCGATCGAGGTAATTGCAGAACTTACCGAAAATGGCGTAACCGTGCGGCAGGTTAAAGCCGATGTAACTGAGCTTGCAGATATCGAGCCAATAGTTAAGCTAGATTGGGATTTGCCTACTGTTCCCCAACTAAAAGGCATTATCCACGCTGCAGGCTTACTCGACGACGCGGCTTTACAAAATCAAACCTGGGATAAATTTAAAAAAGTTATCGCTCCTAAAGTTATTGGTGCCTGGAATCTGCATCTAGCTACTAAAGAGCTATCCTTAGATTTCTTCGTCATGTGTTCTTCGGTGGCTTCGTTAGTAGGTTCGCCAGGACAGAGTAACTATACTGTAGCCAATGCAGGTTTAGATGCGATCGCTCGTTATCGTCACAGTCAAAATTTACCTGCTTTAAGTATCAACTGGGGACCTTGGGCAGATGCAGGCATGGCAGTAGAGCGAGGCTTTAGCCAGTCGGGATTCGCGCTTATTAGTTCGCAGCAGGGACTGGCAGCTTTAGAAAGACTAATCGGCAACAACTTGGCGCAAGTAGGTGTGGTTTCCGCCGACTGGAACCGTTTGAGCCAGCAGTTTAGTTATTTGCGACAGTCAAATTATTTTGCCAAACTGTTAGACAAAACGATCGCCAAAGAGGAAACAGAAAAGTCAGATAGAGTTTTTAAAGAACTGCTGGCTATTCCTAACGAGCAAAGAAAAGCCTATTTAATAGACTATTTGCGACGGGCGATCGCAAAAATTTTACAGATAGAGCCAGAAAATCTTAACGTCACTGCCAGCTTGCTCGACATAGGTATGGATTCGTTAATGGTTATGGAAGCGGTTTCGCGCTTGAAAACCGACTTACAGCTAATGCTGTACCCTAGAGAAGTTTACGAACATCCTAAGATAGAGAGTTTGGCAGCCTATTTAGCGGCAGAATTTAGCAAAACTCACGCTAACACAAAATCTGTGCTGCAAGTATCCTCTAGCCGCCCAATTGCTAAAGCTTCCACATCACCCCTTACTCAACCAATTGCCTTTATTCTCTCTAGTCCCCGTTCTGGTTCGACGCTGCTGCGTGTCATGCTGGCAGGTCATCCTCTACTTGCTTCGCCTCCCGAACTGCACCTGTTACCCTTTGAAACCATGCAGGAACGAGAGCGAGAATTGGGAGTTTCGCAGTTGGGAGAAGGCTTGACTAGAGCTTTGATGGCTCTGAAAAATATCGATGCTGCCGAGAGTCAAGAACTAGTTAGCAGATTGGTTAGTAAAAATTTGTCGATTGAAGAAGTCTATCAACTGCTACAACAGCTAGCGGGCGATCGCCTAATAATTGATAAATCTCCTACCTACGCCAGCAAAAAAGCAACTTTAGAAAGAGCCGAAAATCTCTTTACCAATGCCAAATACATCCATTTGGTTCGTCATCCCTACGCCGTAATCGAATCTTTTGCGCGGATGCGGATGGATAAATTAATCGGTGCCAAAAATAGCGATCCCTACTCATTGGCAGAATCAATTTGGCGAGAAAGCAATCAAAACATTTTTGAATTCTGTAGCGAACTAGATTCTAGTCGTCATTACCTAGTGCGGTATGAAGAATTGGTCAGCTATCCCCAGGAAGTAATGGAGGAAATTTGTAATTTCTTAGAAGTTCCCTTCAACCCTGCTGTGTTGACTCCCTATCGGGGCGATCGCATGACGGATGGTGTTTATAATAACTCTCTGTCGTTAGGAGATCCCAACTTTAGCAACCGCCAACAAATAGAAGCCAAACTAGCTTCTACCTGGCAAGAAATTGAGTTACCCTCGCTGTTAGGCACCTACACCCAACAAATTGCCCGTCAACTCAACTACCAATTGCCACAGGAAAGGGATTTTGATGCCGATCTGCCCATGCAGGAAATTTTACTTAATATTCGTGGCTTKCGAATTTGCCTCTGTATGTGGGGACCAGAGGAAGGACCGATCGTCCTCTGTCTACACGGGATTTTAGAACAAGGCGCGGCATGGTCGGAAGTAGCCATTCGCCTGGCACAAAAAGGCTATCGCGTAATTGCCCCCGATTTACGCGGACACGGCAGAAGCGATCGCGTCGGCAAAGGAGGTTCTTATAACCTGGTAGACTTCTTGAGCGACATTGATGCGATCGCTGAAAACTTAGCAGGAAAAGCTTTTACTTTAGTCGGTCATTCTTTAGGTTCGGTAGTTGCAGCAATTTTTGCCGCAATTCGCCCGCAAAGAATTAAAAACATCGTCTTGGTAGAAACAATTTTACCAACAGTTTCTGACGATGAAGATGCCGTCGAACAGTTGGCTACTCAGCTAGATTATTTGGCATCGCCTCCCGAACATCCAGTTTTTGCCAACGTCGAAGCAGCAGCAGAGCGTTTGCGACAGGCTACCCCCGCACTTTCTAAATCTCTAGCAATGTTACTGGCAGAACGCATCACCGAACCCTGTGAAGGAGGAGTAAGATGGCGTTGGGAACCTCTACTGAGAACTAGAGCGGGTATTGGCTTTAACGGTATCGGGCGATCGCGCTATCTTAACTTACTTAAAAAAATCAAAATCCCCATTACTCTGGTTTATGGAGACAAAAGTAATTTCAATCGCAGCGAAGACTTGTCGGCACAACAAAACGCCATGCCCTCTGCTGAAAAAGTAATTTTGTCTGGAGGACACAATTTACCTGTAGAAACGCCATCGGCTCTCGCCAAAATTATTAGTGGTGCTGTAGCTATAACTAACAAGCTGATTCCCTAA
- a CDS encoding mechanosensitive ion channel, with amino-acid sequence MTQILSAISSAGLYHLAQNNSNQIFSNVGNEFGTSLLNLVKAIGIFILILIVAFIVKSVIKGLLSKTDIDNRIAAWLTGQRGGESIPVENWIANLVFWLIVLFAVVAFLNTLELDGVSQPLNSLLDRIASFIPKILGAAFLLGIAWLVATIVKTIVTRGLRALDLDRRLGLESTGSNFNLSDTIGNALYWFIFLLFLPAILNTLSLQGTLEPVQSLLDEILAILPNVLGAIIIGVVFWFVAQIVRRIVTNLLAATGIDNIGARFGMSTTASGRQSLSSIIGTLVFVLILIPGAIAVLEQLQIEAISAPAINMLDQVLELLPKLFAAAVVLGLFYVAGKFVADLVTNILTSVGFNNLLQWLGLTSTPSGRPTGGEAFVAETEQPTVIQSGTPTTKTPSELVGIIVLVGIMLIATLTAVDILGIPALASVVGVILAIAGQILIGLIVFAIGLYLANLAYNLILSSGTGQSRLLAQTSRVVIIVFVASIALIEIGLAPNLVNLAFGLLLGGIAVAIALAFGLGGREVAGEQLRHWVNSYKNRS; translated from the coding sequence ATGACACAGATACTTAGTGCTATTTCATCAGCGGGCTTATATCATTTAGCTCAAAATAATTCCAATCAGATATTTTCTAATGTAGGCAATGAGTTCGGTACATCACTACTTAACCTTGTGAAAGCTATTGGGATTTTTATCCTTATATTGATTGTTGCTTTTATTGTTAAAAGTGTTATCAAAGGATTACTCAGTAAAACAGACATAGACAACCGCATTGCTGCCTGGCTGACAGGGCAAAGAGGCGGAGAATCAATTCCAGTTGAAAACTGGATTGCCAACCTGGTTTTCTGGCTAATTGTTTTATTTGCGGTAGTAGCTTTTCTAAATACTTTAGAACTCGATGGTGTATCGCAACCGCTAAACTCACTGCTCGATCGAATTGCTAGCTTTATACCCAAAATACTGGGCGCGGCATTTTTACTGGGTATTGCCTGGTTAGTTGCAACTATAGTCAAAACTATAGTTACCAGGGGATTAAGAGCCTTAGATCTCGATCGCCGTTTGGGGTTAGAATCTACTGGTTCTAACTTTAACTTGAGTGACACTATTGGTAATGCTCTTTACTGGTTTATCTTTTTACTATTTTTACCCGCAATTCTCAATACTTTGAGTTTGCAAGGAACTTTAGAGCCAGTACAGTCATTACTAGATGAAATTCTAGCAATTTTACCAAATGTTTTAGGCGCGATAATTATTGGGGTAGTTTTTTGGTTTGTCGCTCAAATTGTACGGCGAATCGTAACCAATTTGCTTGCTGCTACTGGTATAGATAACATCGGCGCGAGATTTGGCATGTCTACCACGGCATCGGGAAGACAGTCTCTGTCGTCAATTATCGGTACTTTGGTTTTCGTACTAATTTTAATTCCTGGCGCGATCGCAGTACTAGAACAGCTACAGATCGAAGCAATTTCTGCACCTGCTATCAATATGCTAGACCAGGTGTTAGAACTATTACCTAAATTATTTGCTGCGGCAGTAGTTTTGGGTTTATTTTACGTTGCAGGGAAGTTTGTTGCCGATTTGGTTACTAATATTTTAACGAGTGTTGGCTTTAATAATCTGTTGCAATGGTTGGGACTAACTTCTACACCTAGTGGTCGTCCTACGGGAGGCGAAGCTTTTGTAGCCGAAACCGAACAACCAACCGTAATTCAAAGCGGCACTCCCACCACCAAAACTCCCTCAGAACTAGTAGGAATTATCGTTTTAGTGGGAATTATGCTGATTGCCACTCTAACCGCAGTAGACATCCTGGGTATTCCCGCCCTAGCTTCTGTAGTGGGTGTAATTCTGGCGATCGCAGGGCAGATCTTAATCGGTCTAATCGTCTTTGCTATTGGCTTGTATTTAGCCAATCTAGCTTACAATCTCATTTTAAGTTCTGGCACTGGACAATCAAGATTGCTGGCTCAAACTTCTCGTGTCGTCATTATTGTCTTTGTAGCATCCATTGCTTTAATCGAAATTGGTTTGGCACCAAATTTAGTTAACTTAGCTTTCGGGCTGCTGTTAGGCGGTATTGCCGTAGCGATCGCTCTGGCTTTTGGTTTGGGTGGCAGAGAAGTTGCTGGAGAACAGCTACGTCACTGGGTCAATTCTTATAAAAACCGTTCCTAG
- a CDS encoding SRPBCC family protein, translated as MSPSQIIEHTIYIQASATVTENCLTDLELMHRWLNPLLRCEPIGSWSTEQGSLSRFTIKIPWLQPSLRSTIVEREPGLIVWEFKGFFKGRDRWECQPTKQGTMLLNRFEFTIPNPIVSWGFNTFAAKFTKKDMQAQLRRLKRVAEEEYIKSDK; from the coding sequence ATGTCTCCATCGCAAATTATCGAACACACAATTTATATTCAAGCTAGTGCTACTGTAACTGAGAACTGTCTGACCGACTTAGAGTTAATGCATCGCTGGCTCAATCCTTTATTGCGGTGCGAACCAATAGGTAGCTGGAGTACAGAACAGGGTAGCCTGAGTCGCTTTACTATTAAAATTCCTTGGTTACAGCCCAGTCTTAGAAGTACGATCGTCGAACGGGAACCAGGCTTAATTGTCTGGGAGTTTAAAGGGTTTTTTAAAGGACGCGATCGCTGGGAATGTCAGCCAACCAAACAAGGTACTATGTTACTCAATCGCTTTGAATTTACTATCCCCAATCCCATTGTCAGTTGGGGGTTTAATACCTTTGCTGCTAAATTCACCAAAAAAGATATGCAGGCACAGTTACGGCGACTGAAAAGAGTTGCTGAAGAAGAGTATATTAAGAGCGATAAATAA